A window of Nitrospirota bacterium contains these coding sequences:
- a CDS encoding acyltransferase, with product MIFHASPKYLRGGFIGVDIFFVLSGFLITSLLIKEYENKGSINIKHFYMRRILRLFPALVLFLCGTFIYASLFPHHKNIVTFNDVLIVLFYIANWVRAFKIHISNFGPSGFSVGIGQDRHRKSR from the coding sequence ATGATATTTCATGCATCTCCAAAATACCTAAGAGGGGGATTTATCGGTGTTGATATATTCTTTGTACTTAGTGGTTTTCTTATCACATCACTATTAATTAAAGAATATGAGAACAAAGGCAGCATAAATATAAAACATTTCTACATGCGTAGAATTCTCAGGCTTTTTCCTGCCTTAGTATTATTTCTGTGTGGTACTTTTATTTATGCTTCTTTATTCCCTCATCATAAAAATATAGTAACTTTTAATGATGTTTTAATTGTCTTATTTTATATTGCAAATTGGGTAAGGGCTTTCAAAATACATATTTCCAATTTCGGTCCTTCCGGGTTTAGCGTGGGTATAGGTCAAGACCGCCACAGAAAAAGTAGATAG